The following proteins come from a genomic window of Populus alba chromosome 12, ASM523922v2, whole genome shotgun sequence:
- the LOC118044326 gene encoding protein BASIC PENTACYSTEINE2, whose product MVKFEIMDEDNSLNIRNWGYYEPTSVKGNQGLQLLSPTMPEKPSMGERSNAIMTNVNGGFHHRDIGVSQPMFPMEYMRDVWIGHREKPPNMLPGNRNYEALLPETASTHHVQVFQPPDSDNDEMLDQVEESGFVEKENGPNKKRQRANAPKSPKAKKGTRAPRVPKPEGSPSVQRVRSAKKTAEIMINGINMDMSVIPIPVCSCTANPQQCYRWGCGGWQSACCTTCISMYPLPMSTKRRGARIAGRKMSSGAFKKVLEKLADEGYDFSNPIDLRTHWAKHGTNKFVTIR is encoded by the coding sequence ATGGTAAAGTTTGAAATAATGGATGAAGATAACAGTTTGAATATTCGTAATTGGGGTTACTATGAACCAACATCTGTTAAAGGAAATCAGGGGCTTCAGCTCTTGTCCCCGACAATGCCTGAGAAACCCTCCATGGGTGAACGCAGTAATGCGATCATGACAAATGTGAACGGAGGTTTTCACCATAGGGATATTGGGGTTTCGCAGCCCATGTTCCCTATGGAGTACATGAGGGATGTTTGGATAGGTCATAGAGAGAAGCCTCCAAATATGTTGCCTGGAAACCGTAACTACGAGGCACTTTTGCCTGAAACAGCTTCAACTCATCATGTGCAAGTGTTTCAACCACCTGATTCTGACAATGATGAAATGTTGGACCAAGTTGAAGAGTCTGGTTTTGTAGAAAAGGAAAATGGTCCCAATAAAAAGAGGCAGCGTGCTAATGCCCCAAAATCCCCTAAAGCAAAGAAGGGTACGAGGGCTCCCAGAGTACCCAAGCCTGAGGGTAGTCCTTCTGTTCAGCGAGTAAGGTCTGCCAAGAAAACCGCTGAAATTATGATAAATGGGATCAATATGGACATGTCAGTTATTCCTATACCGGTTTGCTCATGTACTGCCAACCCCCAACAATGCTATCGTTGGGGTTGTGGTGGGTGGCAATCAGCTTGTTGTACGACATGCATATCTATGTATCCATTGCCTATGAGTACGAAAAGGCGTGGTGCAAGAATAGCTGGTAGAAAAATGAGTTCAGGAGCTTTTAAGAAGGTCTTAGAGAAACTTGCTGATGAAGGCTATGACTTCTCTAATCCGATTGATCTGAGAACTCATTGGGCTAAACATGGTACGAACAAGTTTGTCACTATCAGGTAG
- the LOC118044327 gene encoding protein BASIC PENTACYSTEINE2: MDEDNSLNIRNWGYYEPTTVKGNLGLQLMAPTMPEKPFSGSRSAAIMTSMNGGFHHRDIGVSQHMFPMEHMRDASIDKREKFHHVFTGNHDYDMVFPETSSANHMQMFQPPNSENDEILDQVEGAGVVEKENGPDKKKQRPKALKCLKAKKGKRGPQVPKPDGSPSAQQGKSAKKTVEIMINGISMDISLFPIPVCSCTGTPQQCYRWGCGGWQSACCTTCISVHPLPMSLKRRGARIAGRKMY, from the coding sequence ATGGATGAAGATAACAGTTTGAATATTCGTAATTGGGGTTACTATGAGCCAACAACTGTTAAAGGAAATCTGGGTCTTCAGCTCATGGCTCCAACAATGCCTGAGAAACCCTTTTCGGGTTCGCGCAGTGCTGCCATCATGACTAGTATGAATGGAGGTTTTCATCATAGGGATATTGGGGTTTCGCAGCACATGTTCCCTATGGAGCACATGAGGGATGCTTCAATTGACAAGAGAGAAAAGTTTCACCATGTATTCACTGGAAACCATGATTATGATATGGTTTTTCCAGAAACATCTTCAGCCAATCATATGCAAATGTTTCAACCACCTAATTCGGAAAATGATGAAATACTGGACCAAGTTGAAGGTGCTGGTGTTGTTGAAAAGGAAAATGGTCCTGATAAGAAGAAGCAGCGTCCTAAAGCCTTGAAATGCCTTAAAGCAAAGAAGGGTAAGAGAGGCCCTCAAGTTCCCAAGCCTGACGGTAGTCCTTCTGCTCAACAAGGAAAGTCTGCCAAGAAAACTgttgaaattatgataaatgGGATCAGTATGGACATTTCATTATTTCCGATACCAGTTTGCTCATGCACTGGCACCCCCCAACAATGCTATCGTTGGGGTTGTGGTGGGTGGCAATCAGCTTGTTGTACGACATGCATTTCTGTGCATCCCTTGCCTATGAGTTTGAAACGACGTGGTGCTAGGATAGCAGGGAGAAAAATGTATTAA